The following proteins are co-located in the Desulfonatronum sp. SC1 genome:
- the pgm gene encoding phosphoglucomutase (alpha-D-glucose-1,6-bisphosphate-dependent): MPVHPLAGKIAPQNMLPNIPRALSRYYTLEPDPSRAEERVAFGTSGHRGVAEACSFNEAHILAVAQAVCEYRAGAGITGPLFLGMDTHALSEAALATALEVFAANDVQVMIQKGLGYTPTPVISHAILTFNRDHAGIRADGVVITPSHNPPEHGGFKYNPSHGGPADTDVTKVVENRANELLEQNLRGVKRVSLARALAAKTVQEYDYIAPYIADLANVVDMEAIARAKPRLGVDPMGGSGIAFWAPLAERYGLDLTVVNTDLDPRFAFMPLDKDGVIRMDCSSPYAMARLLDQKDRFDLCFGNDPDYDRHGIVTPAGLMNPNHYLAAAAAYLFAHRPQWSPKARVGKTVVTSSMLDRVAASMGREVHEVPVGFKWFVPGLLDGSLGLGCEESAGASFLRKDGTVWTTDKDGLVMDLLAAEMLAVTGKTPQELYDELADNLGRPVYERRSAPADLARKKAFKSMTPEMVRADTLAGEPITAVLTNAPGNDASIGGLKVVAANGWFAARPSGTEDIYKIYIESFRDQAHLEQLAEEAQALVDAAFQAAGAI; this comes from the coding sequence ATGCCCGTTCATCCTTTGGCCGGAAAAATCGCTCCTCAAAACATGCTCCCTAATATTCCCCGCGCCCTTTCCCGGTACTACACTCTGGAGCCGGACCCGAGTCGTGCCGAGGAACGAGTGGCCTTCGGCACCTCGGGACATCGCGGCGTGGCCGAGGCGTGCTCCTTCAACGAGGCGCACATCCTGGCCGTGGCGCAGGCGGTCTGTGAGTACCGGGCCGGGGCCGGAATAACCGGGCCGCTGTTTCTGGGCATGGACACCCACGCCCTGTCCGAGGCGGCTCTGGCCACGGCCCTGGAGGTGTTCGCGGCCAACGACGTTCAGGTCATGATTCAGAAAGGGTTGGGCTACACTCCCACCCCGGTGATTTCCCACGCGATTTTGACCTTCAATCGGGACCATGCCGGAATTCGGGCCGACGGGGTGGTGATCACGCCCAGCCATAATCCTCCGGAACATGGCGGATTCAAATACAATCCGTCCCACGGCGGCCCGGCGGACACGGACGTGACCAAGGTCGTGGAGAATCGGGCCAACGAACTGCTGGAGCAGAATCTGCGCGGCGTGAAGCGCGTGTCCCTTGCGCGGGCTTTGGCCGCAAAGACCGTCCAGGAATATGATTATATCGCGCCGTATATCGCGGACCTGGCCAATGTGGTGGACATGGAAGCCATTGCCCGGGCCAAGCCTCGACTGGGCGTGGATCCCATGGGCGGTTCGGGGATCGCCTTCTGGGCGCCCCTGGCCGAGCGCTATGGCCTGGACCTGACCGTGGTGAACACGGACCTGGACCCGCGCTTCGCCTTCATGCCCCTGGACAAGGACGGGGTGATCCGCATGGATTGCTCTTCTCCCTATGCCATGGCCAGGCTGCTGGACCAAAAGGACCGCTTCGACCTCTGCTTCGGCAACGACCCGGATTATGACCGCCACGGCATCGTCACCCCGGCGGGGTTGATGAATCCGAACCACTATTTGGCCGCGGCCGCGGCCTATCTCTTCGCCCATCGTCCGCAATGGAGCCCCAAGGCGCGAGTGGGCAAGACCGTGGTTACCAGCTCCATGTTGGACCGGGTGGCCGCATCCATGGGCCGGGAGGTGCACGAAGTCCCCGTGGGCTTCAAATGGTTCGTGCCGGGCTTGCTGGACGGCAGCCTGGGGCTGGGCTGCGAGGAAAGCGCCGGAGCGTCGTTTTTGCGAAAGGACGGCACGGTCTGGACCACGGACAAGGATGGGCTGGTCATGGATCTCCTGGCCGCGGAAATGCTGGCCGTGACCGGTAAGACGCCTCAGGAGTTGTACGACGAACTGGCGGACAATCTGGGTCGTCCGGTCTATGAGCGGCGTTCGGCCCCGGCGGATCTGGCCCGGAAAAAAGCCTTCAAATCCATGACTCCGGAAATGGTCCGGGCGGACACCCTGGCCGGAGAGCCGATCACGGCCGTGCTGACCAACGCCCCGGGCAACGATGCCTCCATCGGAGGGCTGAAGGTGGTCGCGGCCAACGGCTGGTTCGCGGCCCGGCCGTCGGGAACCGAGGACATCTACAAGATCTACATCGAAAGCTTCCGCGACCAGGCCCACCTGGAGCAATTGGCGGAAGAGGCCCAGGCCCTGGTGGACGCCGCGTTCCAGGCGGCCGGGGCGATCTGA
- a CDS encoding RidA family protein, which translates to MPTKPCVGCGWCCLTDQCMESHRKHGYLPRCPEIVWDVENVRYNCRLMQDPVSGGASRKALLQGKGCCAPLNSWRDHVRNRDPLPAVRTDLSPALIPATKPSSETFEEPHMKHCIATPDAPKAIGPYSQAVRTGNLLFLSGQLPLDPQTMQFVPGGIAEQTRQVLTNARAVLKAAGSDLEQVVKATVLLKDMNDFAAMNGVYGEFFTSDHPARSTFQVAKLPLDALVEIELIAEIQE; encoded by the coding sequence ATGCCGACTAAACCCTGCGTCGGGTGCGGCTGGTGTTGTCTCACGGACCAATGCATGGAATCCCATCGCAAGCACGGCTATCTGCCGCGTTGTCCGGAAATTGTCTGGGATGTGGAGAATGTTCGCTATAATTGTCGCTTGATGCAGGATCCCGTCAGCGGCGGGGCGTCACGAAAGGCCCTGCTCCAGGGCAAGGGATGTTGCGCTCCGCTGAATTCCTGGAGAGACCACGTCCGCAATCGCGATCCACTCCCGGCCGTCCGAACCGATTTATCGCCCGCTCTGATCCCCGCAACCAAACCATCTTCCGAAACCTTCGAGGAGCCCCACATGAAGCACTGCATCGCCACTCCCGACGCGCCCAAAGCCATCGGCCCCTATTCCCAGGCCGTGCGCACCGGCAACCTGCTCTTTCTCTCCGGCCAACTGCCCCTGGACCCGCAAACCATGCAGTTCGTGCCCGGCGGCATCGCGGAGCAGACCCGACAGGTGCTGACCAACGCCCGGGCCGTGCTGAAAGCGGCCGGCTCCGACCTGGAGCAAGTGGTCAAGGCCACGGTCCTGCTCAAGGACATGAACGACTTCGCCGCGATGAACGGAGTTTACGGCGAATTCTTCACCTCCGACCATCCGGCCCGGTCCACGTTCCAGGTGGCCAAACTGCCCCTGGACGCCTTGGTGGAGATCGAGTTGATCGCGGAAATACAGGAGTAG
- a CDS encoding TlyA family RNA methyltransferase has product MPAKVRADQVLVEQGLVESREQAKRLIMAGRVTLVHGGSTRPVDKPGHALPLDAELRIAPGERFVSRGGEKLLTALETFDLNVSGLVALDVGASTGGFTDCLLQHGAAKVYAVDVGRGQLHWKLRQDPRVVNLEGVNFRHAGPDLLPGPVDLIVADCSFISLRLILPACLQFRKPTTEIIALIKPQFEAGPGAGTKGVIRDPEVRERVVAGVRSHAEEVLGLTCLGIVPSGILGPKGNQEYLARFGSRR; this is encoded by the coding sequence TTGCCGGCCAAGGTTCGGGCCGACCAGGTCCTGGTGGAGCAGGGCCTGGTCGAAAGCCGGGAACAGGCCAAGCGGCTGATCATGGCCGGGCGCGTGACCTTGGTGCATGGCGGTTCAACCCGGCCAGTGGACAAGCCGGGACATGCGTTGCCCTTGGACGCGGAACTGCGCATTGCTCCAGGGGAGCGGTTCGTCAGCCGGGGAGGAGAGAAGCTGCTTACGGCCCTGGAAACCTTTGACCTGAATGTTTCCGGGCTGGTCGCCCTGGACGTGGGCGCGTCCACCGGCGGATTCACGGATTGCCTCCTGCAGCACGGCGCGGCCAAGGTCTACGCCGTGGACGTGGGGCGGGGTCAACTCCACTGGAAGCTGCGCCAGGATCCCCGGGTGGTCAATCTGGAAGGGGTGAACTTTCGCCATGCCGGGCCGGATCTGCTGCCCGGGCCCGTGGATCTGATCGTCGCGGACTGCTCTTTCATTTCGCTGCGGCTGATCCTGCCCGCCTGCCTGCAATTCCGCAAACCGACCACGGAAATCATCGCCCTGATCAAGCCTCAGTTCGAAGCCGGACCCGGGGCCGGGACCAAGGGCGTGATCCGCGACCCGGAGGTCCGGGAAAGGGTGGTCGCGGGTGTCCGCTCCCATGCCGAAGAGGTGTTGGGACTGACCTGCCTGGGGATCGTCCCGTCCGGGATTCTGGGACCCAAGGGCAACCAGGAATACCTGGCTCGCTTCGGATCGCGACGGTGA
- the thrC gene encoding threonine synthase, whose protein sequence is MNTMLDQFPSRRGRMEYVCLGCGARLDIDELYYTCPECSEVLLLEDLDFDELRQTKPGQWRETFDLRAATRRPELKGIFRFYELMAPVLEPEDIIWLGDGNTPIIPASPALAKHVGQELAFKNDGQNPSASFKDRGMACAFSYLKALIRRHGWDQVLTVCASTGDTSAAAALYAAYVGGAVKSVVLLPQGKVTPQQLAQPLGSGAVVLELPGVFDDCMKVVEHLAENYRVALLNSKNAWRILGQESYAFEVAQHYGWDVADKAVFVPIGNAGNVTAIMSGFLKLRSLGIIEKLPRIFGVQSAHADPVFRYYHESDPARRAYHPVTVRASVAQAAMIGNPVSFPRVRHLVDRYEQAGGPGLFHVVQVEEQAVIEGMLLANRHGHIACTQGGECLAGLLRARELGLMQAGETAVLDATAHALKFIGFQEMYFENSFPPEYGITPKEELMNAPRRVLSPEVKAELPAQEFTVQAAQAVAGVLGLQVRERG, encoded by the coding sequence ATGAACACAATGCTCGATCAGTTTCCGTCCCGTCGGGGGCGGATGGAATATGTTTGTCTGGGCTGCGGGGCCCGGCTGGATATTGATGAATTGTATTACACCTGCCCGGAGTGCAGCGAGGTTTTGCTGCTGGAAGACCTGGACTTCGACGAACTGCGGCAAACGAAGCCCGGGCAGTGGCGGGAGACCTTTGATTTGCGGGCCGCCACCAGGCGTCCGGAACTCAAGGGCATCTTTCGGTTCTACGAACTGATGGCCCCGGTGCTGGAGCCCGAGGACATCATCTGGCTGGGGGACGGCAATACGCCGATCATTCCCGCGTCTCCGGCCCTGGCCAAGCATGTGGGCCAGGAGCTGGCCTTCAAGAACGACGGGCAGAATCCCAGCGCTTCCTTCAAGGACCGGGGCATGGCCTGCGCCTTCAGCTATCTCAAGGCCCTGATCCGGCGGCATGGCTGGGACCAGGTGCTCACGGTCTGCGCCTCCACCGGGGACACTTCCGCGGCCGCGGCCCTGTACGCCGCCTATGTTGGCGGGGCCGTGAAGAGCGTGGTCCTGCTGCCCCAGGGCAAGGTCACCCCGCAGCAATTGGCCCAGCCCCTGGGCAGCGGGGCCGTGGTCCTGGAGCTGCCCGGCGTGTTCGACGACTGCATGAAGGTGGTGGAGCATCTGGCCGAGAACTACCGGGTGGCCCTGCTCAATTCCAAGAACGCCTGGCGTATCCTGGGCCAGGAGTCCTATGCCTTTGAGGTGGCCCAGCATTACGGCTGGGACGTGGCGGACAAGGCGGTGTTCGTGCCCATCGGCAACGCGGGCAACGTCACGGCGATCATGAGCGGTTTTCTGAAGCTGCGGAGTCTGGGCATCATCGAGAAGTTGCCCCGGATTTTCGGAGTCCAGTCGGCTCACGCCGACCCGGTATTTCGGTATTATCACGAATCTGATCCGGCCAGGCGGGCGTATCATCCCGTGACCGTCCGGGCCAGCGTGGCCCAGGCGGCGATGATCGGCAATCCGGTCTCCTTTCCCCGTGTGCGCCACCTGGTGGACCGGTACGAGCAGGCCGGCGGGCCGGGACTGTTCCATGTGGTCCAGGTGGAGGAACAGGCCGTGATCGAGGGCATGCTCTTGGCCAACCGCCACGGCCACATTGCCTGCACCCAGGGCGGGGAATGTCTGGCCGGGCTGTTGCGGGCCCGGGAGCTGGGCCTGATGCAAGCCGGGGAAACTGCGGTGCTGGACGCCACGGCCCACGCCCTGAAGTTCATCGGGTTCCAGGAAATGTACTTCGAGAACAGCTTCCCGCCGGAATACGGGATTACGCCCAAAGAGGAACTGATGAACGCGCCGCGACGGGTTCTGTCCCCGGAGGTCAAGGCCGAACTTCCGGCCCAGGAGTTCACGGTCCAGGCGGCCCAGGCCGTGGCGGGCGTGCTCGGCTTGCAGGTCAGGGAGCGAGGGTAG
- a CDS encoding Uma2 family endonuclease, which translates to MIIGKVLSPSTEASGRGEKFATYRLISSLREYVLIDPERLAVEVYRRTVEGVWTLRDVPTEKPLHLDSLKLEIAWQRVFRNVAEEGECFSTIKP; encoded by the coding sequence ATGATTATCGGGAAGGTGCTTTCGCCTTCCACCGAAGCCTCTGGCCGGGGGGAGAAGTTTGCCACGTATCGCCTGATTTCATCCTTGCGGGAATATGTGCTGATCGATCCGGAGCGTTTGGCCGTGGAGGTTTATCGGCGTACGGTTGAGGGCGTCTGGACCTTGCGCGATGTGCCGACTGAAAAGCCGTTGCATTTGGACAGTTTGAAGCTGGAGATCGCCTGGCAGCGGGTGTTCCGGAACGTGGCGGAGGAGGGGGAGTGTTTTTCAACAATCAAACCATAG
- a CDS encoding ATP-binding protein, with product MKQLFKKIITDFQESKIKPTVPRDMKIPLESGKVVSLVGVRRSGKTSLLYQIIESLREQVDPTSIVYVNFEDDRLFPLELPHLDALVEAYYEIYPYNRDHKVWLFLDEIQNVRNWELFVRRIYDTMNLEIFITGSSSKLLGADLSTALRGRTITYEVFPFSFKEYLRARGIEITPHSSRSSSFAANAFEDYILHGGFAETIAATSDVRTRTLSDYADLIIYKDIVERHGIKNLALMKHLVKYCLTNMATSASMNRLFNDFKSQGFKVGKDTLFEYFSYLSDAYAVFSVPVFRNSVREEQRNPKKIYAVDNGFKSIFDASLSPDYGRLYENATFLHLRRHTREVYYFLQQQEVDFYCRIQGRRVIANVCLDLHAPDTRKRELNGLAEALAYFDSDQGWLLTRSHEETVIHDGRTITILPLWKWLVEGEV from the coding sequence GTGAAACAGCTTTTCAAGAAAATCATCACGGACTTTCAGGAGTCGAAAATCAAGCCGACTGTTCCCCGGGACATGAAAATCCCCCTGGAGTCCGGAAAGGTCGTTTCCCTGGTCGGGGTCAGGCGCAGCGGCAAGACTTCACTCCTGTACCAGATTATTGAGTCCTTGCGGGAACAGGTTGATCCAACCAGCATCGTGTACGTGAATTTCGAGGACGACCGGCTTTTTCCGCTGGAACTGCCGCATCTGGACGCCCTCGTGGAAGCTTATTACGAGATTTATCCATACAATAGGGACCACAAGGTCTGGCTTTTCCTGGATGAGATCCAGAATGTCCGGAATTGGGAACTTTTTGTGCGCCGCATTTACGATACCATGAACCTGGAAATCTTCATCACGGGCTCATCCTCCAAGCTGCTGGGCGCTGACCTTTCCACTGCTTTGCGGGGCCGGACCATCACCTACGAGGTCTTTCCCTTCTCGTTCAAGGAGTATCTGCGCGCCCGAGGCATTGAGATCACCCCGCATTCGTCCAGATCATCAAGCTTTGCGGCCAATGCCTTTGAGGACTACATCCTCCACGGGGGCTTTGCCGAGACCATTGCCGCCACGTCGGACGTCAGGACGCGGACCCTGTCGGACTACGCGGACCTGATCATCTACAAGGACATTGTGGAGCGCCACGGCATCAAGAACCTCGCCCTGATGAAGCACCTCGTCAAATACTGCTTGACGAACATGGCCACCAGCGCCAGCATGAACAGGCTTTTCAATGATTTTAAATCCCAGGGCTTCAAGGTCGGCAAGGACACGCTGTTCGAGTATTTTTCCTACCTGAGTGACGCGTATGCCGTGTTCAGCGTGCCGGTATTCAGGAATTCCGTGCGGGAAGAGCAGCGCAACCCGAAAAAAATCTATGCCGTGGACAACGGGTTCAAGTCCATCTTTGATGCCTCTCTGTCCCCGGATTACGGGAGGCTCTACGAGAATGCGACGTTTCTGCACCTGCGTCGCCATACCAGGGAGGTGTACTACTTTCTTCAGCAGCAGGAAGTGGATTTTTATTGCCGGATCCAGGGCCGTCGGGTCATTGCCAATGTCTGCCTCGACCTGCACGCCCCGGATACGCGCAAAAGAGAGCTGAACGGCCTTGCCGAAGCCCTGGCATACTTCGACTCCGACCAGGGATGGCTGCTGACCAGGAGCCACGAAGAAACCGTGATCCATGACGGCAGAACCATCACCATCCTTCCCTTGTGGAAATGGCTGGTGGAGGGTGAGGTTTGA
- a CDS encoding integron integrase — protein MKQEKVPSPGKTEPGDDDRGSRTNPPLKKEKSPTLPPPSGNQLPETVRKIGDYRVYSMNDVPTDGARDLGGPEWERALVRRIREKNLAWNSEKTYRSWCRRFMSSVSDKQLSELDHRDVRDWLSDLAVKERVAVATQAQALNAVVFFFREVLERDPGDFSDFSRARRGRKVPTVLSSVECMRLFDAMDGTNRLMAELMYAAGLRLTELLRLRVKDVDLERLQLSVQFGKGSKSRYTMIPPQLVEPLRAHRERLRVLHDKDREAGLPGVELPGALERKWPKSGEKFTWFWFWPSRNLMRDHRNGIIRRHHVLDATFQKAIRLAAEKARIDKRVTPHTLRHSFATHLLASGTGIRDLQDLLGHADISTTQIYLHTAQHTGIGIKSPYELVAGLASSG, from the coding sequence ATGAAACAGGAAAAGGTGCCATCGCCGGGGAAAACAGAACCCGGCGATGATGATCGAGGCTCGAGAACAAACCCTCCTCTCAAGAAAGAAAAGAGCCCGACCCTGCCGCCCCCCTCAGGGAATCAGCTTCCGGAAACCGTCCGGAAGATCGGCGATTACCGCGTATACTCCATGAACGACGTGCCCACGGACGGAGCCCGGGATCTGGGCGGGCCGGAGTGGGAGCGGGCTCTGGTCCGACGAATCCGGGAAAAGAACCTGGCGTGGAACAGCGAGAAAACATATCGGTCATGGTGCAGGCGGTTCATGTCGTCCGTCAGCGACAAGCAGCTTTCCGAGCTGGATCATCGTGATGTTCGCGACTGGTTGTCCGATCTGGCGGTCAAGGAGCGGGTGGCGGTCGCGACGCAGGCCCAGGCGTTGAATGCCGTGGTTTTCTTTTTTCGGGAAGTCCTGGAGCGCGACCCTGGGGATTTCAGCGATTTTTCGCGGGCACGGCGCGGGCGGAAGGTGCCCACGGTCTTGTCGTCGGTGGAGTGCATGCGGCTTTTCGATGCCATGGACGGGACCAACCGCCTGATGGCGGAATTGATGTACGCGGCGGGGTTGCGGTTGACCGAGCTGTTGCGGCTGCGGGTGAAGGACGTTGATCTGGAACGCCTCCAGCTTTCGGTGCAATTTGGCAAGGGGAGCAAGAGCAGGTACACGATGATTCCCCCACAGCTCGTGGAACCGCTGCGAGCGCATCGCGAGCGGTTGCGAGTCCTGCACGATAAAGACCGTGAAGCCGGTCTGCCCGGCGTGGAACTGCCAGGAGCGCTGGAGCGCAAATGGCCCAAGTCAGGTGAGAAATTTACCTGGTTCTGGTTTTGGCCCTCGCGTAATCTTATGCGGGACCATCGCAACGGTATCATCCGTCGGCACCATGTGCTGGATGCGACGTTTCAGAAAGCGATCCGGCTGGCCGCGGAGAAAGCACGGATCGACAAGCGCGTGACGCCCCACACGCTGCGCCACAGCTTTGCCACGCATCTTCTGGCCAGCGGAACGGGCATCCGGGATCTTCAAGACCTGCTGGGCCATGCGGACATTTCGACGACCCAAATCTACCTGCACACAGCACAGCACACGGGCATCGGGATCAAAAGTCCGTATGAACTTGTCGCGGGTCTTGCAAGTTCGGGATGA
- a CDS encoding DUF4145 domain-containing protein, with protein sequence MRPFFDPKQRGWKQLQAIENLTYVCGYCSHRVSSDRGYKLGQHQDASGQQVGGIYICPNCQGPTFFSEYSGRFPSPSLGNSVNNVPEVLNSLYEEARKCTSQSCFTAAVLLCRKMLMNIAVEQGANEGLRFIEYVNYLSGKGYTPPNGKHWVDHIRKKGNEATHEIAVMQETDAKELVAFTEMLLRFIYEFPSMVPNPDEAE encoded by the coding sequence ATGCGACCATTTTTTGATCCAAAACAACGTGGATGGAAACAGCTCCAGGCCATAGAAAACCTAACTTATGTTTGCGGTTACTGTAGTCACCGTGTTTCTTCTGACCGCGGTTACAAACTGGGTCAACATCAAGATGCTAGTGGCCAGCAAGTCGGGGGAATTTACATTTGCCCTAATTGCCAAGGGCCAACCTTTTTTTCGGAGTATAGCGGCCGTTTCCCCTCCCCATCGCTTGGTAACTCCGTCAACAATGTACCGGAAGTTCTGAATTCACTTTATGAAGAAGCAAGGAAGTGCACTAGTCAAAGTTGCTTTACGGCTGCGGTTTTACTTTGCAGGAAAATGCTAATGAATATTGCTGTCGAGCAAGGCGCAAACGAGGGACTACGTTTTATCGAGTATGTCAATTATTTATCTGGCAAAGGGTATACACCTCCTAACGGAAAACATTGGGTTGATCACATTCGAAAAAAAGGTAATGAGGCAACGCACGAAATTGCAGTAATGCAAGAAACTGATGCAAAGGAATTAGTTGCCTTCACAGAGATGCTTCTTCGGTTCATCTACGAGTTTCCAAGCATGGTGCCAAACCCCGATGAAGCTGAGTAA
- a CDS encoding RNA-directed DNA polymerase: MEKLAYTDLTDSSYVFEALLGYGMFSEKLPPCFTSEHIYNYLKNKKLDKTKPYAAVDYWATKNTNSSRLISIPHPKAHWNLCKKILANWEDINKIVGKLERKHNYCHVRKIQGKKNIFNMNYSGFDKYNKEENILDYLLASEYVVSADISTCFPSIYSHSLPWAIRGTSWSKVHQCTSQKKNKAKGLHCKKYNDACPNEIGDLWCNDLDEAVRNSKNGETNGLLIGPHTSNIISEIILTNVDRCLEVSGFKNFVRHIDDYEYFASSEEDAKLFLRQLDIELKKFELSLNAKKTKIVKTENLSHVGWINTLTQYYFPNKDEIGFNSVKSYLDYAFALSKQYDDSAVLNYAIKVLSKKKLSKRARRLYVKSIMFYSVNNFYLLPLLEEYVFSMADETKELLLEFLDVLMSRAISTGRGDGIAFSFYFALKHSVKIDIEIEKQHKILETNDCIAMTIAYKYLKESGNPTNLFRDKANEIVLNTEREQEKNWIFLYEVLPKSVLKDNFLKELKNNNIEIWKI; the protein is encoded by the coding sequence ATGGAAAAGTTGGCATATACTGATTTAACCGACAGCAGTTATGTATTTGAGGCTTTGTTGGGTTATGGAATGTTCTCCGAAAAACTGCCTCCATGCTTCACTTCTGAACATATTTATAACTACTTAAAGAACAAAAAACTTGACAAGACAAAACCATATGCCGCAGTTGATTACTGGGCAACAAAGAATACAAATTCTTCACGATTAATATCAATTCCACACCCAAAAGCGCACTGGAATTTATGCAAAAAAATACTAGCAAATTGGGAGGATATAAACAAAATAGTAGGAAAGCTAGAAAGAAAGCATAATTATTGCCATGTTCGAAAAATACAAGGCAAAAAGAATATTTTTAACATGAATTATTCTGGCTTTGATAAATATAATAAAGAAGAAAACATTTTAGATTATCTCCTAGCCTCTGAATACGTTGTATCTGCAGATATTTCTACTTGTTTTCCAAGCATTTATTCACACTCTCTGCCTTGGGCGATTAGAGGTACATCTTGGTCAAAGGTTCATCAGTGCACATCCCAAAAAAAGAATAAGGCCAAAGGCCTCCATTGCAAAAAATATAATGATGCATGTCCTAATGAAATAGGAGACCTGTGGTGCAACGACTTGGATGAAGCAGTTAGGAATTCAAAGAATGGAGAAACGAACGGCTTACTTATAGGTCCTCACACATCTAACATAATTTCAGAAATAATTCTAACTAACGTTGATAGATGCTTAGAAGTTTCCGGGTTTAAGAATTTCGTAAGACATATAGATGATTATGAATATTTTGCTTCGAGTGAAGAAGATGCTAAATTGTTTTTGAGACAACTTGATATCGAACTTAAGAAATTCGAACTATCTTTAAATGCTAAAAAAACAAAAATTGTTAAAACTGAAAATTTATCTCATGTAGGTTGGATAAATACTTTAACACAATATTATTTCCCTAACAAAGACGAAATCGGTTTTAATTCTGTAAAATCTTACCTAGACTACGCTTTCGCATTGTCAAAGCAATACGATGATTCAGCAGTTCTCAACTACGCAATAAAGGTCTTGTCGAAAAAGAAACTCTCTAAGAGAGCACGACGCTTATATGTTAAAAGCATAATGTTCTATTCAGTAAATAATTTCTATCTACTGCCGCTACTGGAAGAGTATGTTTTTTCAATGGCAGACGAGACCAAAGAATTACTGTTGGAATTTTTAGATGTTTTAATGTCGAGGGCTATAAGTACAGGGCGTGGTGACGGCATTGCTTTTTCTTTTTACTTTGCTCTAAAACACTCTGTAAAAATTGACATTGAAATAGAAAAACAGCATAAAATACTTGAGACCAATGATTGCATTGCAATGACAATCGCTTATAAATATCTAAAAGAATCTGGAAATCCCACCAATCTATTTCGGGATAAGGCAAATGAAATAGTGTTAAACACCGAAAGGGAGCAGGAAAAAAACTGGATATTCCTCTATGAAGTATTGCCGAAAAGTGTTTTAAAAGACAATTTCTTAAAAGAGTTAAAAAACAACAATATTGAAATATGGAAAATATAA
- a CDS encoding type II toxin-antitoxin system RelE/ParE family toxin, whose product MMEIRKTDVYAKWLDGLRDIRARARVLARVERLAAGNAGDDEPVGEGVSELRINYGPGYRVYYKQQGRELVILLAGGDKSSQTGDIKTALRVARNL is encoded by the coding sequence ATGATGGAGATTCGCAAAACGGACGTTTATGCCAAGTGGCTTGACGGACTGCGCGATATTCGGGCGCGTGCCCGTGTTCTGGCGAGAGTTGAACGGTTGGCTGCTGGGAATGCGGGGGATGACGAGCCCGTAGGAGAAGGTGTCTCCGAGTTACGAATCAATTATGGCCCTGGTTACCGTGTGTATTACAAACAGCAAGGGCGTGAGCTGGTGATCCTGTTAGCTGGTGGTGATAAAAGTAGCCAGACAGGAGACATCAAGACAGCTCTACGCGTTGCCCGTAATCTGTAG
- a CDS encoding addiction module antidote protein, with product MKKTVTSRYDVAEHLRTPEEMAAYLEACLEEANGDAAFIAKALGDIARAKGMSQVARDAGVSRESLYKALSGERTPGFDTILKVMAALGLKLHAEAVHIPNHAQQDAPTVARTSRG from the coding sequence ATGAAAAAGACAGTCACCTCCCGCTACGATGTTGCTGAACATCTCCGTACCCCTGAAGAAATGGCTGCATATCTGGAAGCCTGCCTAGAGGAGGCAAACGGTGACGCCGCGTTCATAGCAAAAGCTCTTGGTGACATTGCCCGTGCAAAAGGTATGTCGCAAGTAGCGCGCGACGCAGGCGTGTCCCGTGAAAGCCTATACAAGGCGCTTTCTGGAGAACGAACTCCCGGGTTCGACACAATCCTGAAAGTCATGGCAGCGCTGGGTTTGAAGTTGCATGCGGAAGCGGTGCATATCCCAAATCATGCCCAACAAGACGCTCCAACCGTCGCTCGCACCTCGCGCGGTTGA